A portion of the Rhodopseudomonas sp. BAL398 genome contains these proteins:
- the torA gene encoding trimethylamine-N-oxide reductase TorA, whose amino-acid sequence MLQNLKETTMFEAKTLSRRRFLSATSALSGLAVADVMLPGVLGSAFAADAPKEILTGSHWGAFYAKVDNGRFASLRPWEKDFHPNKALDGVQDVVYSSSRIRYPMVRRAYLENGIKADRDTRGNGDFVRVSWDKALDLVAGEIKRLEEQEGPWAVYAGSYGWRSSGEIGNPQIMLTRLMNLNGGAVRSSSNYSKAALEGIMPYVVGSIDAAGPQTTYQAVLDNTKVIVFWGADPFKTNQIGFALPDHEEYKWFEDMKKAGIKAIFINPVNLEACKYLGAEWLAIRPNTDVALALAISHVLLTEKLYDAKFISDYTFGFEKVSDYLLGKGWDKVEKTPEWGESVTEIPAAVIRRLAHQFVENRTMLASGWSCQRQHHGEQWPWAFVTLASMVGQVGMPGGGFCQNYHLYSLGSPAGLAPALAPGMSGGTRKANKPWPKEKGAQSIPVARIVDMLEKPGQTYEHNGETKIYPDVKMTYWVGGNPFHHHQDRNRMRKAWRKFETVVVQDFQWTASARFADIVLPATTTTERDDIEMVGAVSKRAYIAMKKVVDPVFESKTDYAIFTALAERLGVGQEFTGGKSEMDMVRDVYAAAKKTADAKKAVTLPSFEEFWEKGIVEFETPTKHLSWTKYADFREDPVENMLPTGTGRIELYSKPIEKMGYDDCPPHASWLEPMEWLGQKDKTYPLHMNSNHPLHRMHSQLNGTRVRKIYEVADREPCLINTKDAAARGIKSGDVVRVFNGRGQCLAGAVVSDDIRPNVIQLQEGAWYDPVDVKDPNTLCKHGDVNVLTLDIGSSRLAQATSAHTCLVDVEKYTGTLPKVTVFDAPTNA is encoded by the coding sequence ATGCTCCAGAACCTGAAGGAGACCACCATGTTCGAAGCCAAAACCTTGTCGAGGCGTCGCTTTCTCAGCGCGACCTCGGCGCTCTCGGGGCTCGCCGTGGCCGACGTGATGCTTCCGGGCGTGCTCGGCAGTGCGTTTGCGGCCGACGCGCCGAAGGAAATCCTCACCGGGTCGCATTGGGGCGCGTTTTACGCCAAGGTCGACAATGGCCGCTTCGCCAGCCTGCGCCCGTGGGAGAAGGATTTTCATCCGAACAAGGCGCTCGATGGCGTGCAGGACGTGGTCTATTCGTCGAGCCGTATCCGCTATCCGATGGTGCGCCGCGCCTATCTCGAGAACGGCATCAAGGCCGATCGCGACACCCGCGGCAATGGCGATTTCGTCCGCGTCAGCTGGGACAAGGCGCTCGATCTGGTCGCCGGCGAGATCAAGCGGCTGGAGGAGCAGGAGGGGCCGTGGGCGGTCTATGCCGGCAGCTATGGCTGGCGCAGTTCGGGCGAGATCGGCAATCCGCAGATCATGCTGACCCGACTGATGAACCTCAACGGCGGCGCGGTGCGCTCGTCGAGCAACTACTCGAAGGCGGCGCTCGAAGGCATCATGCCCTACGTCGTCGGTTCGATCGACGCCGCCGGCCCGCAGACCACCTACCAGGCCGTGCTCGACAACACCAAGGTCATCGTGTTCTGGGGCGCCGATCCGTTCAAGACCAACCAGATCGGCTTCGCGCTGCCCGACCACGAGGAATACAAGTGGTTCGAAGACATGAAGAAGGCCGGCATCAAGGCGATCTTCATCAATCCGGTCAATCTCGAGGCCTGCAAATATCTCGGCGCCGAATGGCTGGCGATCCGGCCGAACACCGATGTGGCGCTGGCGCTGGCGATCTCTCACGTGCTGCTGACCGAAAAGCTCTACGACGCCAAGTTCATCTCGGACTACACCTTCGGCTTCGAAAAGGTGTCCGATTATCTGCTCGGCAAGGGCTGGGACAAGGTCGAGAAGACGCCGGAATGGGGCGAGTCGGTGACCGAAATTCCCGCTGCGGTCATCCGCAGGCTGGCGCACCAGTTCGTCGAAAACCGCACCATGCTGGCCAGCGGCTGGAGCTGCCAGCGTCAACACCACGGCGAACAATGGCCCTGGGCCTTCGTGACCCTGGCGTCGATGGTCGGTCAGGTCGGCATGCCCGGCGGCGGCTTCTGCCAGAACTATCATCTCTACAGCCTCGGATCTCCCGCGGGTCTGGCGCCCGCGCTCGCGCCCGGGATGTCGGGCGGCACCCGCAAGGCGAACAAGCCATGGCCGAAGGAGAAGGGCGCGCAATCGATCCCGGTCGCCCGCATCGTCGATATGCTGGAGAAGCCCGGCCAGACCTATGAGCACAACGGCGAGACCAAGATCTATCCCGACGTCAAGATGACCTACTGGGTCGGCGGCAATCCGTTCCATCACCATCAGGACCGCAACCGGATGCGCAAGGCCTGGCGGAAATTCGAGACCGTCGTGGTCCAGGATTTCCAGTGGACCGCCTCGGCCCGCTTCGCCGACATCGTGCTGCCCGCCACCACGACGACGGAGCGCGACGACATCGAGATGGTCGGCGCCGTGTCCAAGCGCGCCTATATCGCGATGAAGAAGGTCGTCGATCCGGTGTTCGAATCCAAGACCGACTACGCGATCTTCACCGCGCTCGCTGAACGGCTCGGCGTCGGCCAGGAGTTCACCGGCGGCAAGAGCGAGATGGACATGGTTCGCGACGTCTACGCCGCGGCCAAGAAAACCGCCGACGCCAAGAAGGCGGTGACGCTGCCGAGCTTCGAGGAGTTCTGGGAAAAGGGCATCGTCGAATTCGAGACCCCGACCAAGCACCTCAGCTGGACCAAATACGCGGATTTCCGCGAGGATCCGGTCGAGAACATGCTGCCGACCGGCACCGGCAGGATCGAGCTGTATTCGAAACCGATCGAGAAGATGGGTTACGACGACTGCCCGCCGCACGCCTCATGGCTGGAGCCAATGGAATGGCTGGGCCAGAAGGACAAGACCTATCCGCTGCACATGAACTCGAACCATCCGTTGCACCGGATGCACTCGCAGCTCAATGGCACGCGGGTCCGCAAGATCTACGAGGTCGCCGATCGCGAGCCTTGCCTGATCAACACCAAGGACGCCGCGGCGCGCGGCATCAAGTCCGGTGACGTGGTGCGGGTGTTCAACGGTCGCGGCCAATGTCTCGCCGGCGCGGTGGTCTCAGACGACATCCGTCCGAACGTGATCCAGCTGCAGGAAGGCGCCTGGTACGATCCGGTCGACGTCAAGGATCCGAACACGCTGTGCAAGCACGGTGACGTCAATGTGCTGACGCTGGATATCGGCAGCTCGCGTCTGGCGCAGGCGACCTCGGCCCACACCTGCCTGGTGGATGTCGAGAAATACACCGGCACCCTGCCGAAGGTGACGGTGTTCGACGCCCCGACCAACGCTTGA
- a CDS encoding molecular chaperone TorD family protein: MTTTQSASLPLTAYAEAIATVTALFGAPLEQSDLAALRLLPANSGPLAALAGIDALRPGVETAVKAVCDLPDIAQAESVLNTAFCRLFLGSGGPMSAPPYESAYQGSGRLYQEPAGEMALLLRRRGRGPAEDFPEAPDHLVIELSLLSEALELAAASGNVDDTEVANELLARLRRWVPDFAAACQMHDTTGFYAASAGVLERLLNLPILGTASRAA; the protein is encoded by the coding sequence ATGACCACCACTCAATCCGCTTCGCTTCCCCTGACTGCGTATGCCGAGGCGATCGCCACCGTCACGGCGTTGTTCGGAGCTCCGCTGGAGCAATCCGATCTCGCCGCGCTGCGGCTGCTGCCTGCGAATTCCGGGCCGCTGGCCGCGCTGGCCGGTATCGACGCGTTGCGTCCAGGGGTCGAGACCGCCGTCAAGGCGGTGTGCGATCTGCCCGATATCGCGCAAGCCGAGTCGGTGCTGAACACGGCGTTCTGCCGGTTGTTTCTGGGCTCGGGCGGGCCGATGTCGGCGCCGCCCTATGAATCGGCCTATCAGGGCAGCGGGCGGTTATATCAGGAGCCGGCGGGCGAAATGGCCCTGCTGCTGCGACGCCGCGGCCGCGGCCCTGCGGAAGATTTCCCCGAGGCCCCCGATCACCTGGTCATCGAGCTGTCGTTGCTGTCGGAGGCGCTGGAGCTCGCCGCCGCCTCCGGCAATGTCGACGACACCGAGGTCGCCAACGAGCTGCTGGCGCGGTTGCGCCGCTGGGTGCCGGATTTCGCCGCCGCCTGCCAGATGCACGACACCACCGGGTTCTACGCCGCGTCGGCCGGCGTGCTCGAACGGTTGCTGAACCTGCCAATTCTCGGAACGGCGTCACGCGCGGCCTGA